Proteins from one Triticum aestivum cultivar Chinese Spring chromosome 7A, IWGSC CS RefSeq v2.1, whole genome shotgun sequence genomic window:
- the LOC123152283 gene encoding auxin-responsive protein SAUR71-like, which yields MRELIRRLSFWDRVSDGSGGVPRGCVPVLVVGDGDDDCERFVVRVEALRHPSLAALLEMAAQEFGYKQEGILRVPCAVNQFRQALTTATASKNY from the coding sequence ATGAGGGAGCTGATCAGGCGGCTGAGCTTCTGGGACCgggtgagcgacggcagcggcggcgtgcCGCGCGGGTGTGTGCCGGTGCTGGTggtgggcgacggcgacgacgattgCGAGCGGTTCGTGGTGCGGGTTGAGGCGCTGCGGCACCCGTCGCTGGCGGCCCTGCTGGAGATGGCGGCGCAGGAGTTCGGGTACAAGCAGGAGGGCATCCTCCGCGTCCCCTGCGCCGTCAACCAGTTCAGACAGGCGctcaccaccgccaccgcctccaAGAACTACTGA